The following proteins are co-located in the Pyrococcus abyssi GE5 genome:
- the glmM gene encoding phosphoglucosamine mutase, with product MGKYFGTSGIREVVNEKLTPELALKVGLALGTYLNGGRVVIGNDTRTSSEMLKKAVISGLLASGVDVIDIGLAPTPLVGFAIKLYDADAGVTITASHNPPEYNGIKVWDRNGMAYTPEKERELERIIEEEKFKRAPWNEIGQLKQANPREEYIEAIMKEIKLDNSYTVVIDPGNGAGSIISPYLHRELGNRVITINSDPHGFFVRELEPNKESLSMLAKTVKALKADIGIAHDGDADRVGVVDENGEFVEYEVMLSLIAGYMLRKYGKGKVVTTVDAGFALDDYVRGLGGEVVRTRVGDVAVAEELMKHGGVFGGEPSGTWIMPQWNLTPDGIFAGALVLEMIDRLGLIGELAKEVPRYVTLRKKIPCPNDLKAKAMEEIAKLIPREFSYEREITIDGIRIENDDWWILFRPSGTEPIMRITLEAHTKERAESLMEKAEKLVKDAIKKASS from the coding sequence ATGGGAAAATACTTCGGGACGAGCGGAATTAGAGAGGTGGTAAACGAGAAGCTAACGCCCGAGCTGGCACTAAAGGTTGGACTTGCCCTGGGAACTTACTTAAATGGAGGCAGAGTCGTCATAGGGAACGACACGAGAACGAGTAGCGAGATGCTCAAAAAGGCAGTCATAAGTGGACTTTTAGCTAGTGGGGTTGATGTCATAGATATAGGTCTCGCTCCAACTCCACTGGTAGGCTTTGCCATAAAGCTGTACGATGCGGATGCTGGAGTTACCATAACCGCGAGCCACAACCCGCCAGAGTATAACGGGATAAAGGTTTGGGACAGGAATGGCATGGCTTACACTCCGGAGAAGGAGAGAGAACTAGAGAGGATTATTGAGGAAGAAAAATTCAAAAGAGCTCCTTGGAATGAGATAGGCCAGCTAAAACAAGCTAATCCCAGGGAAGAATACATAGAAGCTATAATGAAGGAGATAAAGCTTGATAACTCTTATACGGTCGTCATAGATCCTGGGAATGGAGCTGGTTCTATAATTAGCCCTTACCTCCACAGGGAGCTCGGGAACAGGGTCATCACAATAAACTCAGACCCCCACGGCTTCTTCGTTAGGGAACTGGAACCCAACAAGGAAAGCCTCAGCATGCTAGCTAAGACGGTCAAAGCCTTGAAAGCTGATATCGGAATAGCCCACGATGGAGATGCCGACAGGGTTGGGGTTGTAGATGAAAACGGGGAATTCGTTGAGTACGAGGTTATGCTATCCCTAATAGCTGGTTACATGCTGAGGAAATACGGAAAAGGTAAGGTAGTTACCACCGTGGACGCAGGGTTTGCCTTGGATGACTACGTTAGGGGACTTGGAGGAGAGGTAGTTAGAACTAGGGTAGGGGACGTTGCCGTGGCTGAAGAACTTATGAAGCACGGAGGAGTATTTGGAGGGGAACCCTCGGGAACTTGGATAATGCCGCAGTGGAACCTAACTCCAGATGGAATCTTCGCTGGAGCCCTAGTCTTGGAAATGATAGATAGGCTTGGCTTAATAGGAGAACTGGCGAAGGAAGTCCCAAGGTACGTTACACTCAGGAAGAAGATACCCTGTCCAAATGATCTAAAAGCAAAGGCCATGGAGGAGATAGCTAAACTAATTCCCAGGGAATTCTCGTACGAGAGGGAGATAACCATAGATGGGATAAGGATAGAGAACGATGACTGGTGGATCCTGTTTAGGCCGAGCGGAACAGAGCCTATAATGAGGATAACTCTCGAGGCACACACAAAAGAGAGGGCTGAGTCTTTGATGGAAAAGGCTGAAAAGCTCGTTAAGGACGCAATAAAGAAGGCCTCTTCTTAA
- a CDS encoding BtpA/SgcQ family protein, translated as MDLGSKPLIGVVHLLPLPGSPGYRGSIEEILDRAISDAAKYQEAGFDAIILENYGDFPYSKTISKETLASFAVIAKEVGREISIPIGINVLRNDCVASYSIAYSVRADFIRVNVLTGVAFTDQGIIEGCARELAELRARLPSRIKVLADVHVKHATHFSSFEVALLDTVERGGADAVIITGSRTGSEVDIQELMLAKKISPVPVIVGSGLNPRNIRLFWRYADGFIVGTWVKEGGKTLNEVSLERATRIAKVVKSLRGE; from the coding sequence ATGGATCTTGGAAGTAAACCTCTAATAGGCGTTGTCCACCTTCTCCCTCTTCCTGGATCCCCAGGATACAGAGGGAGCATTGAAGAGATTCTCGATAGGGCAATAAGCGACGCTGCAAAGTATCAAGAAGCTGGATTCGATGCGATAATATTAGAAAACTACGGCGACTTCCCGTATTCAAAAACGATAAGCAAGGAAACCTTGGCTTCATTCGCCGTTATAGCCAAAGAAGTTGGCCGAGAAATATCAATTCCCATAGGAATAAACGTCCTAAGGAATGATTGTGTGGCCTCTTATTCGATAGCGTATTCAGTAAGGGCCGATTTCATCAGGGTCAACGTTTTAACGGGAGTGGCATTCACAGATCAAGGGATAATTGAGGGATGCGCAAGGGAGTTGGCCGAGCTAAGGGCTAGATTGCCCAGCAGGATTAAAGTTCTTGCCGATGTTCACGTGAAGCATGCAACGCACTTCTCTTCGTTTGAAGTGGCCCTTTTAGATACGGTTGAGAGGGGAGGGGCCGATGCAGTAATAATAACGGGCTCGAGGACGGGTAGTGAAGTTGATATTCAAGAGCTGATGCTCGCTAAGAAGATATCTCCGGTTCCCGTTATAGTAGGTTCCGGTCTTAATCCAAGAAATATAAGGCTGTTCTGGAGGTACGCGGATGGATTCATAGTGGGAACCTGGGTTAAAGAAGGTGGCAAAACCTTAAACGAGGTTTCGCTTGAGAGGGCTACTAGGATAGCTAAGGTAGTTAAATCCCTAAGGGGGGAATGA
- a CDS encoding YchF/TatD family DNA exonuclease → MIDAHAHLEFYKKEAEAIIEKARSRMKAIVDSITEYRKFHVWKSWEMLKPYFGFLFPTLGYHPNEARRGNWEKVRKVEEFILDHKKEIYAIGEIGLDYYHAKTEVERRNQEEIFRHFLTLAEELKLPVVIHAREAEDVALRILQNFDVKAYFHSYTGPVKVAREIVENGHFVGIVTGITFIPEVRDVARALELENILVETDSPYMSPYKGVKNKPWFVEVVINELAKIKEVPREEVEAITERNAKVFFGLPLV, encoded by the coding sequence ATGATAGATGCTCACGCCCACCTAGAGTTCTATAAAAAGGAAGCCGAAGCGATCATAGAGAAAGCGAGAAGTAGAATGAAGGCTATCGTTGATTCCATAACAGAATACAGGAAGTTCCACGTATGGAAAAGCTGGGAGATGCTGAAGCCATATTTCGGCTTCCTCTTCCCAACTCTTGGCTATCATCCGAACGAAGCTAGAAGGGGGAACTGGGAGAAAGTGAGGAAAGTCGAGGAATTCATACTTGACCACAAGAAGGAGATATACGCCATAGGCGAGATAGGATTAGATTATTATCACGCCAAGACAGAGGTAGAGAGGAGGAATCAAGAAGAGATATTCAGGCACTTTTTAACCTTAGCTGAAGAGCTTAAGTTACCTGTAGTTATCCATGCAAGGGAAGCCGAGGACGTTGCACTAAGGATACTTCAGAATTTCGACGTCAAAGCTTATTTCCACTCTTACACGGGCCCTGTAAAAGTTGCAAGGGAAATAGTTGAGAACGGCCATTTCGTTGGAATAGTCACGGGGATAACGTTCATTCCTGAGGTTAGGGATGTTGCTAGAGCGTTGGAACTTGAGAACATCTTGGTAGAGACGGATTCCCCTTATATGAGCCCCTACAAAGGTGTAAAGAATAAGCCATGGTTCGTTGAGGTTGTCATTAATGAGCTGGCCAAGATAAAAGAGGTTCCCAGGGAGGAAGTTGAAGCTATAACGGAGAGAAATGCAAAGGTCTTCTTCGGGCTCCCTTTGGTTTGA
- a CDS encoding FeoA family protein — MSDTYVPLTALGEGETGVVVNILGGPNARSKLLAMGIAPGVAVRVIKGRGPGPMIIGVGSSRIAIGWGIANKIIVRRV; from the coding sequence ATGAGCGACACCTATGTGCCCCTAACCGCACTGGGAGAGGGAGAGACAGGAGTCGTTGTCAATATCCTGGGCGGACCAAACGCTAGGTCAAAGCTACTAGCCATGGGCATAGCCCCAGGAGTTGCTGTGAGGGTTATCAAGGGTCGCGGCCCTGGCCCGATGATAATTGGAGTAGGTTCCTCCAGGATAGCAATTGGATGGGGCATAGCCAATAAGATAATAGTCAGGAGGGTCTAG
- the feoB gene encoding ferrous iron transport protein B has product MLKVVALVGNPNVGKTTIFNALTGMRQHVGNWPGVTVEKKEGIMEYKGKEYLVVDLPGIYSLTAHSVDELIARNFILEGNASVIVDIIDSTCLMRNLFLTLELFEMGVKNVIIALNKIDLLKKRGIHVNIKEMEKILGVPVVPTNAKSGEGLDELKRKISLMAEGKITTNPIVPRYDEDIEREIQHVSEVIKGTPLAEKYPIRWLAIKLIQRDEEVIKLVIKHVGQAKIEEILKHVSELEEKYKRSLDIVIASQKYEFLGELLRKFVRHPTEIKETLSDQLDKLLTHPVYGIVSMLVVFYILFQFVFSLGGPLQELLDNAFSSFGEWLGERIANETLRGLVVDGIIGGVGAVLSFFPLVFLLFVGMSILEDSGYLARVAAVMERYLRMFKLPGKAIIPMVLAFGCNVPAVMATRILEEEKDRILTMLVNPLIPCVARMTVITFLAGTFFPDKAALVAVSIYAIAIVLALISALILGKLVVKSEESPFIIELPEYSIPSWKTVVLHSWERSKEFLRKAATVILLGSILIWYLSSYPEPVGSGISYAEKLGRAFEPIARLMGLDWKAAVSLIFGIIAKENVIATYSVIYGVSEESLGSAMAHIMTPLQAYVLALVTTLYLPCIATIAAIRAEGGWKWAGVAVVYNLILATVVGIIAYHIGAVL; this is encoded by the coding sequence ATGCTGAAGGTAGTAGCTCTAGTAGGTAATCCCAACGTTGGGAAAACCACGATTTTCAATGCGCTAACTGGAATGAGGCAACACGTTGGTAATTGGCCTGGGGTTACGGTTGAGAAGAAGGAGGGGATCATGGAGTACAAGGGGAAGGAGTACTTGGTTGTAGATCTGCCGGGAATATATTCTCTCACAGCCCACAGCGTTGATGAGTTAATAGCGAGAAATTTCATTCTCGAAGGGAACGCGAGCGTCATAGTTGATATAATAGACTCGACCTGCTTAATGAGGAACCTCTTCTTAACCTTAGAACTTTTCGAGATGGGAGTTAAGAACGTCATAATAGCATTAAACAAGATAGACCTGCTAAAGAAGAGGGGAATACACGTTAACATCAAGGAAATGGAGAAAATCCTCGGAGTTCCTGTGGTTCCCACCAACGCTAAGAGCGGTGAGGGCCTGGACGAGCTAAAGAGGAAGATTAGCCTGATGGCAGAGGGAAAGATAACGACCAATCCGATAGTTCCAAGGTACGATGAGGACATAGAGAGGGAAATCCAGCACGTCTCTGAGGTGATAAAGGGAACTCCGTTAGCGGAGAAGTACCCCATAAGGTGGCTCGCCATAAAGCTAATTCAAAGGGATGAAGAGGTTATAAAGCTCGTGATAAAGCATGTAGGGCAGGCTAAAATAGAGGAAATCCTAAAGCACGTTAGCGAGCTAGAGGAGAAGTACAAAAGATCCCTTGATATAGTCATTGCAAGCCAGAAGTATGAATTCCTGGGCGAGTTACTTAGGAAATTCGTTAGGCATCCAACTGAGATTAAGGAAACCCTTAGCGATCAGCTCGATAAGCTGTTAACTCACCCAGTCTACGGAATAGTATCGATGCTCGTAGTCTTCTACATCCTCTTCCAGTTCGTGTTCTCCCTGGGTGGGCCGCTCCAGGAATTACTTGATAATGCCTTCTCATCGTTCGGCGAATGGCTTGGTGAGAGAATAGCCAATGAGACCCTAAGGGGATTAGTTGTTGATGGAATAATCGGTGGAGTTGGGGCAGTTCTGAGCTTCTTCCCACTGGTGTTCCTGCTGTTCGTGGGCATGTCAATACTCGAAGATTCAGGTTATTTAGCGAGAGTTGCAGCCGTCATGGAGAGGTACTTGAGAATGTTCAAGCTCCCAGGGAAGGCCATAATCCCAATGGTCTTGGCTTTTGGCTGTAACGTTCCTGCGGTCATGGCCACCAGGATTTTAGAAGAAGAGAAGGACAGGATATTAACGATGCTTGTAAATCCACTGATCCCATGTGTGGCCAGAATGACGGTCATAACATTCCTAGCTGGAACGTTCTTCCCAGACAAAGCTGCATTAGTTGCGGTCAGTATTTACGCGATAGCCATAGTCTTAGCCCTAATATCGGCGTTAATCCTTGGTAAGCTTGTTGTTAAGAGCGAAGAGAGCCCATTCATAATAGAGCTTCCGGAGTACTCCATACCCTCCTGGAAGACTGTGGTACTTCACTCGTGGGAGAGAAGCAAGGAGTTCCTAAGGAAGGCAGCAACCGTAATACTCCTGGGCTCGATCTTAATCTGGTACCTCTCAAGCTATCCAGAGCCAGTGGGAAGCGGAATTAGCTACGCTGAAAAGCTCGGAAGAGCGTTTGAGCCGATTGCAAGGCTAATGGGCCTTGACTGGAAAGCCGCTGTAAGCCTGATATTCGGAATAATAGCCAAGGAGAACGTTATAGCAACGTACAGCGTAATCTATGGAGTGAGCGAGGAATCGCTTGGAAGCGCAATGGCTCATATAATGACGCCACTACAAGCTTACGTTTTGGCCTTAGTGACGACACTCTACTTACCATGTATAGCCACGATTGCTGCTATAAGGGCAGAGGGAGGCTGGAAGTGGGCCGGAGTGGCTGTGGTGTACAACTTAATCTTGGCAACCGTGGTAGGAATCATCGCTTATCACATAGGAGCGGTGTTATGA
- a CDS encoding FeoC-like transcriptional regulator: MLEKALELMKKGSVSIEELAQELGITREEAEGIMKILESMGYVKEYEVEESTCEKCPLRKVCGGKCVRSGVKVFIPTFQI, translated from the coding sequence ATGCTAGAGAAAGCCCTCGAGTTGATGAAAAAAGGATCAGTATCCATAGAGGAACTCGCCCAGGAGCTCGGAATTACAAGAGAGGAAGCCGAAGGGATAATGAAGATACTTGAGAGCATGGGTTACGTGAAGGAGTACGAAGTTGAAGAAAGCACCTGTGAGAAGTGCCCCTTGAGGAAAGTCTGCGGTGGAAAATGCGTTAGATCTGGGGTTAAGGTCTTCATTCCGACATTTCAAATTTAA
- the fni gene encoding type 2 isopentenyl-diphosphate Delta-isomerase, which yields MEEQTILRKFEHIKHCLTKNVEAHVTNGFEDVHLIHKSLPEIDKDEIDLSVKFLGRKFDYPIMITGMTGGTRKGEIAWRINRTLAQAAQELNIPLGLGSQRAMIEKPETWESYYVRDVAPDVFLVGNLGAPQFGRNAKKRYSVDEVLYAIEKIEADAIAIHMNPLQESIQPEGDTTFSGVLEALAEITSTIDYPVIAKETGAGVSKEVAVELEAVGVDAIDISGLGGTSWSAVEYYRTKDGEKRNLALKFWDWGIKTAISLAEVRWATNLPIIASGGMRDGITMAKALAMGASMVGIALPVLRPAAKGDVEGVIRIIKGYAEEIRNVMFLVGARNIKELRKVPLVITGFVREWLLQRIDLNSYLRARFKM from the coding sequence ATGGAAGAGCAGACTATTTTAAGGAAGTTTGAGCACATCAAGCATTGCCTAACAAAGAACGTTGAAGCACACGTGACCAATGGTTTTGAAGACGTTCATCTAATTCACAAGAGTTTGCCTGAGATAGATAAGGATGAGATAGATCTAAGCGTCAAATTCCTGGGGAGGAAATTCGATTATCCAATAATGATAACTGGGATGACAGGAGGAACTAGAAAAGGAGAGATAGCTTGGAGAATAAATAGAACTCTTGCCCAAGCGGCCCAGGAATTAAATATCCCCCTTGGCCTCGGAAGTCAGAGGGCCATGATAGAAAAACCTGAAACTTGGGAGAGTTATTACGTTAGGGACGTTGCTCCTGATGTATTTCTAGTTGGGAACTTAGGAGCTCCCCAATTTGGGAGGAACGCTAAGAAAAGATACTCAGTGGATGAAGTTCTCTATGCCATAGAAAAGATAGAGGCAGATGCAATAGCCATTCACATGAATCCCCTGCAAGAGAGCATTCAACCTGAAGGGGATACGACATTTTCAGGTGTATTGGAAGCGTTAGCTGAGATAACGTCAACAATCGATTATCCGGTAATTGCGAAGGAAACTGGGGCGGGGGTTTCCAAGGAGGTTGCCGTTGAGTTGGAGGCTGTGGGCGTTGATGCTATAGACATTAGCGGTCTCGGTGGAACAAGTTGGAGTGCCGTGGAGTATTACAGAACGAAGGATGGGGAGAAGCGCAACTTAGCTTTGAAATTCTGGGACTGGGGAATTAAGACAGCAATAAGTTTGGCAGAAGTTAGATGGGCCACTAACTTGCCCATAATAGCTAGCGGTGGAATGAGAGATGGGATAACGATGGCGAAGGCCTTAGCCATGGGGGCTTCGATGGTTGGGATTGCACTTCCAGTGTTAAGGCCCGCGGCCAAGGGGGACGTTGAAGGGGTTATTAGGATAATAAAAGGATATGCAGAAGAAATAAGGAATGTTATGTTCTTAGTTGGAGCCAGGAACATCAAGGAACTACGCAAAGTTCCGCTAGTTATCACAGGTTTTGTAAGGGAGTGGCTACTTCAGAGAATAGATTTGAACTCGTACCTTAGGGCTAGATTCAAGATGTGA
- a CDS encoding DUF512 domain-containing protein encodes MYELTEDFKLRKITKYELDGIDERDDLLVIPPSSKAGPCGNGCIFCYLLQNPPEMIYKVPRHDTLNDPTLEDRIRYARENFDLWIRVTDTSGNVRFDEDRIKSLYSAGLDEIQISVHTTKKDVRVKLMRNRHAGKLIDLLPMVVEHFRVIADIILTPGYNVDDIGEIIEDLDRIGVHEVRLFPVGVTKFNRFGVRPLTREELLYVKEVALEKDKELDIEVVIPPIFEALLGEFTTGLEPFDIETDFPTYILTGELAYPEMRRLFPKLNVIMVKNEFFGGNIGTAGLLTGRDVLREVEKLPEVDIGLILLPELMFYGDMTLDGWKREELFSKILIEKGYIVETALEPQEIPKVIEKVAL; translated from the coding sequence ATGTACGAGCTGACCGAAGACTTTAAGCTTAGGAAAATTACAAAGTACGAGCTGGATGGAATAGACGAAAGGGACGACCTACTCGTTATTCCGCCATCTTCAAAAGCTGGACCTTGTGGTAACGGTTGTATCTTTTGTTATCTCCTTCAAAACCCGCCTGAAATGATATACAAGGTTCCCAGGCATGACACCCTTAATGACCCGACGCTTGAAGACAGAATTAGATACGCAAGGGAAAATTTCGACCTTTGGATAAGGGTTACCGATACATCAGGAAACGTTAGATTCGACGAGGATAGGATTAAGAGCCTGTACTCGGCCGGCCTAGATGAGATTCAAATTTCAGTTCACACAACTAAGAAAGACGTTAGGGTTAAGTTAATGAGGAATAGGCACGCTGGAAAGCTGATAGATTTACTTCCTATGGTTGTCGAGCACTTCAGGGTTATAGCAGATATAATCCTGACCCCAGGATATAACGTTGATGACATCGGGGAGATAATTGAAGACCTCGATAGGATAGGTGTCCATGAGGTTAGGCTCTTCCCAGTTGGCGTGACAAAATTCAACAGGTTCGGCGTTAGGCCATTAACAAGGGAAGAGTTGCTTTACGTTAAAGAGGTCGCGCTAGAGAAGGATAAAGAGCTAGATATAGAAGTTGTGATACCCCCAATCTTCGAGGCCCTTCTAGGGGAGTTCACAACTGGGCTGGAGCCATTCGACATAGAGACTGATTTTCCAACGTATATACTAACAGGAGAACTCGCTTATCCAGAAATGAGAAGATTGTTTCCAAAGTTGAACGTCATAATGGTCAAGAACGAATTCTTTGGTGGTAACATAGGAACCGCGGGTCTTTTAACCGGTAGGGATGTGCTTAGGGAAGTGGAAAAGCTTCCAGAGGTTGATATAGGTCTAATATTGTTGCCCGAACTGATGTTCTACGGCGATATGACGCTCGATGGGTGGAAGAGGGAAGAGCTGTTCTCCAAGATACTTATAGAAAAAGGTTATATAGTCGAGACGGCCTTAGAGCCCCAGGAGATACCTAAGGTTATAGAGAAAGTGGCCCTATGA
- a CDS encoding radical SAM protein: MVQKTPYYSYVVGELPKGCQYCVRGEKLVLFVTGVCPRNCFYCPLSPWRRKDVVYANERPVRSEKDIIEEAKIQDARGAGITGGDPLARLSRTVEYIRLLKEEFGKKFHIHLYTTGILASEEALEKLYDAGLDEIRFHPDLFQPNSKFFEREIENMKKAFDFGWDVGGEVPAVPGFEDRIKWFASLLDKLGAKFLNINELEFSETNLRALLDRGYKPVSDESSAIKGSLEMGLKVLEWGEKNTSLNYHLCTAKLKDAVQLRNRLKRMAKNVARPYMEITEDGTLRFGIAEYDDLEELYEFLVEEAEVPREWLYINWEKKRIEMPVEVAEELADAIEGDVKFYIVEEYPTWDRIEVERIPL; this comes from the coding sequence ATGGTTCAAAAGACGCCGTATTATTCTTACGTTGTGGGAGAGTTGCCTAAGGGTTGTCAGTACTGCGTTAGGGGGGAGAAGCTGGTTTTATTCGTTACCGGGGTATGTCCAAGGAACTGCTTTTACTGTCCACTAAGTCCTTGGAGAAGGAAGGACGTTGTGTACGCTAATGAGAGGCCTGTTCGCTCCGAGAAGGATATAATAGAGGAAGCCAAGATTCAAGATGCGAGGGGAGCTGGAATCACCGGCGGAGATCCATTGGCGAGGCTATCAAGGACGGTTGAGTATATACGGCTCCTCAAGGAAGAATTCGGGAAGAAGTTTCACATCCACCTATACACTACGGGAATTCTTGCCAGTGAGGAAGCCCTTGAAAAGCTCTACGATGCTGGCTTAGACGAGATAAGGTTTCACCCAGATCTGTTCCAGCCGAACTCAAAGTTCTTTGAGAGAGAAATAGAGAATATGAAGAAAGCTTTCGACTTCGGTTGGGACGTTGGAGGGGAAGTTCCCGCAGTCCCTGGGTTTGAGGATAGGATAAAGTGGTTCGCAAGCTTGTTGGATAAGTTGGGGGCAAAGTTCCTTAACATAAACGAGCTTGAATTCAGCGAGACGAATCTAAGGGCCCTTCTGGATAGGGGTTACAAGCCGGTAAGTGACGAGAGTTCAGCCATAAAGGGATCCCTGGAGATGGGTCTTAAGGTTCTTGAGTGGGGAGAGAAGAATACTTCCCTTAACTATCACCTCTGCACTGCCAAACTTAAGGATGCCGTTCAGCTTAGGAACAGGCTAAAGAGAATGGCCAAAAACGTTGCGAGGCCTTACATGGAGATAACCGAAGACGGAACCTTACGCTTCGGCATAGCAGAGTACGACGACCTCGAGGAGCTTTACGAGTTCCTCGTTGAAGAGGCTGAGGTTCCCAGGGAGTGGCTGTACATAAACTGGGAGAAGAAGAGGATAGAGATGCCTGTGGAGGTTGCCGAGGAGCTCGCGGATGCAATAGAAGGTGACGTCAAGTTCTACATAGTTGAAGAGTATCCTACATGGGATAGGATAGAAGTGGAGAGGATCCCCTTATAA
- a CDS encoding metal-dependent transcriptional regulator gives MVSKREEEYLEVMYLLQKNKGVIRVKDIARVLKVKPPSVVDALKKLSKKGLIEYEKYDRITLTEEGKRIAEETYSKHVLLTEFFVNVLGIPPEIAEEDACQFEHYVSEVTVQRIREFISYIQEHCPYVLKQFLKKVQEEDKKRSEDSGKVSEVTNEDQGEDVH, from the coding sequence GTGGTCTCGAAGAGGGAGGAGGAGTACCTCGAGGTCATGTACCTCCTTCAGAAGAATAAGGGAGTTATAAGGGTCAAGGACATAGCTAGGGTTTTGAAGGTAAAACCCCCAAGCGTCGTCGACGCCCTTAAGAAGCTTAGCAAAAAGGGGTTAATTGAGTACGAAAAGTACGACAGGATAACGCTCACCGAGGAAGGCAAGAGAATAGCCGAGGAAACTTACTCGAAGCACGTTCTGTTAACGGAGTTCTTCGTCAACGTCCTTGGAATTCCTCCGGAGATTGCTGAGGAAGATGCATGTCAATTCGAACACTACGTTAGCGAAGTGACTGTTCAAAGGATTAGGGAGTTCATAAGCTATATTCAGGAGCACTGTCCCTACGTTCTAAAGCAGTTTCTCAAAAAAGTTCAAGAGGAAGATAAAAAGAGGTCAGAAGACTCCGGCAAGGTAAGCGAAGTAACCAACGAAGACCAAGGCGAGGATGTACATTAA
- a CDS encoding NCS2 family permease — protein sequence MGWFERYFEFEKYGTNMKTEVLAGITTFMTMAYILFVNPDILSKAMGEGAKEALVAVTALSAGLTTIMMGLYAKKPFALAPGMGLNAYFAFTVAPKYGWKVALAAVFVEGIIFIILSVTKVRSAIIHAIPISQKYAIGAGIGLFLTLIGLANVGIVTNGPTILALNASKFVTKDGLLFILGLFVAAILVSLRIKGALLISILLTSIVGWIVKAAPWPSQIFSWPDISYTFLKLDFQGLLNAGALGVVFAFFMVDFFDTLGTVTGLSAKAGFLTKEGKIPDAEKVLLTDAVGTTLGALLGTSTVTTYIESAAGIEEGGRTGMTALVTGLLFLVIGLFIGPLAGSIPAFATAPALVIVGYYMMSAMKNVDFNDPTEALPAFLVLITIPYTYSIADGIGVGFISYTLLKIFTGRWKEVHPLMYILALVFVGYFAYLAGVF from the coding sequence ATGGGGTGGTTTGAGAGGTACTTCGAATTTGAGAAGTATGGGACAAATATGAAAACCGAGGTTCTTGCGGGTATAACTACTTTCATGACGATGGCATACATACTCTTCGTAAATCCAGATATCCTGAGCAAGGCAATGGGCGAGGGTGCAAAGGAAGCCCTCGTTGCTGTAACGGCCCTTTCAGCGGGATTGACAACGATAATGATGGGACTTTACGCAAAGAAACCATTCGCATTGGCCCCAGGAATGGGTTTAAACGCTTACTTCGCCTTCACAGTAGCTCCTAAGTACGGGTGGAAAGTTGCGCTAGCAGCTGTTTTCGTTGAGGGAATAATATTCATCATCCTCTCAGTAACAAAGGTTAGAAGCGCCATAATCCATGCAATCCCAATAAGCCAGAAGTATGCAATTGGAGCTGGAATCGGTCTTTTCCTAACCCTCATAGGCTTGGCAAACGTTGGAATAGTAACTAACGGGCCAACGATTTTGGCCTTAAACGCTAGCAAATTCGTAACCAAGGATGGCCTGCTCTTTATCCTTGGCCTCTTCGTGGCGGCTATCCTCGTGAGCCTGAGGATAAAGGGAGCCCTACTAATCTCCATCCTTCTCACGAGCATCGTTGGCTGGATAGTTAAAGCGGCACCTTGGCCGAGCCAAATCTTCTCATGGCCTGACATAAGCTACACATTCCTGAAGCTTGACTTCCAGGGACTGCTCAACGCAGGTGCGCTAGGTGTTGTATTTGCATTCTTCATGGTTGACTTCTTCGACACGCTTGGAACCGTTACGGGGCTTAGCGCCAAGGCCGGATTCCTTACGAAAGAAGGAAAGATCCCAGATGCTGAGAAAGTTTTGCTGACCGATGCAGTTGGAACTACGCTTGGAGCCCTACTTGGAACTTCGACAGTAACAACTTATATCGAAAGCGCGGCCGGAATAGAGGAGGGCGGTAGAACGGGGATGACCGCTTTGGTTACTGGTCTCCTATTCCTAGTGATAGGTCTATTCATAGGCCCACTTGCAGGTTCAATCCCAGCCTTTGCAACGGCGCCTGCCTTGGTTATAGTGGGTTACTACATGATGAGTGCCATGAAGAACGTGGACTTCAACGATCCAACGGAGGCACTTCCAGCGTTCCTAGTGCTAATAACAATCCCCTATACTTACTCAATAGCCGATGGAATTGGAGTTGGGTTCATAAGCTACACCCTACTAAAGATCTTCACTGGAAGGTGGAAGGAGGTACATCCATTAATGTACATCCTCGCCTTGGTCTTCGTTGGTTACTTCGCTTACCTTGCCGGAGTCTTCTGA